The nucleotide sequence TACACGTCGTTGCTGAAGAAAGTGACATAGAGGTATGTATTCCTACCTCTCTAAGATCTTCAATAGAGCAAGAAAAGTTTAGAAATTTTAAGTCAGATGTTGCAGTTGTTGCTGCGTATGGATTGATACTTCCAAAAGAAATTTTAAATATTCCCAAATATGGTTGTATTAATATTCATCCATCATTGCTGCCTAGGTGGCGCGGTGCAGCTCCAATACAGCACACAATTTTAGCCGGAGATCAAGAAACCGGAGTTAGCATTATGCAGCTAGATGAAGGATTAGATTCTGGCCCTATTTTAAAACAGAAAAAGTTTCTTATTGAAAAAAGCGATAATTATAAGACGTTGTATGATAAATTGTCTGAATTAGGTAGTGATTTACTGCTGAAAGTACTAAACGAAATTGAAAAGCAAGTTCCCTTAAAACAGAGCGATAACGATGCGTGCTATGCTGACAAAGTAAAAGACTATAAAATTTACGCAAGTGACGCCTGTGAAATTGCTTATAGAAAGGTTAAAGCATTTTATCCAAAAGCATTCATTAAGGTAGAGAATAAACGTATCAAGATACTTGATGCTGAATTTGAAGCCTTCACTTCAGGACAAGGTGAGATCATTAATGATAATATGCATATAAGTTTAAAAGGTGGTACTTTAATTCCTAAAGTTGTACAAATGGAAGGAAG is from Wolbachia endosymbiont (group B) of Hofmannophila pseudospretella and encodes:
- the fmt gene encoding methionyl-tRNA formyltransferase gives rise to the protein MRIIFMGSPEFAVSTLSLLLKSNNEIVALYTKAPKPSGRGRKLTKSPVHVVAEESDIEVCIPTSLRSSIEQEKFRNFKSDVAVVAAYGLILPKEILNIPKYGCINIHPSLLPRWRGAAPIQHTILAGDQETGVSIMQLDEGLDSGPILKQKKFLIEKSDNYKTLYDKLSELGSDLLLKVLNEIEKQVPLKQSDNDACYADKVKDYKIYASDACEIAYRKVKAFYPKAFIKVENKRIKILDAEFEAFTSGQGEIINDNMHISLKGGTLIPKVVQMEGRNPCDIKDFVRGLKSSLTKKFIE